The Neisseria subflava genomic interval AATACGGTTTTCCGATTGAGGACGACAATGAATTGTTTGAGCGGCTGGTGTTGGAAATCAATCAGGCAGGATTAAGCTGGACGCTGATGCTGAAGAAGCAGCAGGCATTTCAGACGGCATTTAAAGGTTTTGACATCGATACGGTCGCTGCATTTGACGAAGCCGATATTGAGCGACTGCTTGCCGATGCAGGCATCGTCCGCAACCGCCTGAAAATCAACGCAGCCATTTATAACGCGCGACAAATCAAACAAATACAGCAAGAATACGGCTCATTCAAAAACTGGCTCGATGCGAACCATCCGCTCGACAAGGCTGAATGGGTGAAGCTGTTTAAAAAACATTTCAAATTTGTCGGCGGCGAAATCGTCGGCGAATTTCTGATGAGTACCGGCTACCTGCCCGGCGCGCATGTGGAAACCTGTCCGGTTTATAGGGAAATATTGGCATGTCGTCCCAAGTGGGTGGAGGCCGTCTGAAACAACATCTGCAAGAATAAACAGTGTTGATATCGATAACACCGAAGGAGTAGAAATGAAACTATCTGAATTGTTCAACCCGAACGAATTTGCCGCGCGACATTTGAGCTTTGGCGACGAGGCTGCGCTTTTGGAAGCGCTGGGCGAGAAGAGCATGGATGATTTTGTCGGCAATACCGTGCCGCAAAGCATCCGTATGCCGTCCGAACTCGACCTGCCCGAAGCCCTGACCGAGGCGGACGCTTTGGCGAAGCTGAAAGCCATTGCGGCGAAAAACGTGATCAACAAATCCTATATCGGCTTGGGCTATTACCCGACCCGCGTGCCGAACGTGATTTTGCGCAACGTATTGGAAAATCCGGGCTGGTACACCGCCTATACGCCGTATCAGGCGGAAATCGCGCAGGGGCGTTTGGAAGCGCTGCTGAACTTCCAGCAGGTGTGTATCGATTTGACCGGTTTCCCCGTGGCGGGCGCGTCTTTGCTGGACGAAGCTACCGCCGCCGCCGAAGCGATGGCGATGGCGCACCGCGTGGGCAAAGTGAAATCCGAGCGTTTCTTTGTGGATGCGCGCGTGTATCCGCAAACTTTGGACGTGATGAAAACCCGTGCCAAATATTTCGGCTTTAAACTGGTGGTCGGCGATTTTGCCCAAGCGGATGAGGGCGAATACTTCGGCGCGCTGTTCCAATACGTCGGCAAAGACGGCGATGTGCAAGACTTGCAGGACGTTATCGGCCGTCTGAAAGCCAAAGGCACAATCGTGGCCGTTGCAGCCGACATCATGAGCTTGGTTTTGCTGAAGTCTCCAGCTGAAGTGGGCGCAGATATTGCTTTGGGCAACACCCAACGCTTCGGTGTGCCGATGGGCTTTGGTGGTCCGCACGCTGCTTATTTCGCGTTTAAAGACGAGTTCAAGCGTTCCGCTCCGGGCCGCATTATCGGCGTATCCAAAGACGCATC includes:
- a CDS encoding DNA-3-methyladenine glycosylase I is translated as MNYCEFVATLPDDTDNPNKHYHGTQYGFPIEDDNELFERLVLEINQAGLSWTLMLKKQQAFQTAFKGFDIDTVAAFDEADIERLLADAGIVRNRLKINAAIYNARQIKQIQQEYGSFKNWLDANHPLDKAEWVKLFKKHFKFVGGEIVGEFLMSTGYLPGAHVETCPVYREILACRPKWVEAV